Genomic segment of Actinomycetota bacterium:
GATGCGAATCACCGCTTCGGGGCCGTGACGGGTAAAAAGCGTCAGACCCACCTTGAATGCCGCCACCCTGCCGGAGAGCTGCCTTGCCAGAGACTCCGACTCGCTTAGATCCGGGCTGTCGAGCGCAACGATGAGGCCCGTCAACCCTCCACCTTCACCCGGCCCCGAATCGATGCCAGGTTGTTGACGCCCTTCTCCTTCATGTACTGCAGGATGCCGTCGTTGACCTTCATGGTGGATCGCGGGTCGATGAAGTTGGCGGTTCCGATCGCCACTGCGGTCGCCCCGGCCAGGATGAACTCCAGTGCGTCGTCGCTGCTCATGATGCCGCCCATACCGATGATCGGGACGTGGGGGAAGGCCCGGAAGACGTCGAAAACGCTGCGCACGGCGATCGGCCGGATGGCGGGCCCGGACAACCCTCCGACCACCCCGGCGAGCTTCGGGCGCCCGGTGTGAATGTCGATGGCCATTCCCATCACCGTGTTGATCAGGCTGATGCCCTGGGCGCCGTTGTCCAGGGCCGCCCCGGCGATGTCGGGAAGGCTGGTGACGTTGGGGGAAAGTTTGGCGAACAGCGGCACCTCGAGCGCCCGCCGGACCGAGGCCATCACCGACGCGGTGGCTTTGGGGTCGTGGCTGAACATGTTGTTGCGGTCCTCGAGGTTGGGGCACGAGATGTTGACCTCCACCGCGACAACGCCGGGGGCGCCGCGCAGCCGTTCGGCCACGTAGATGTACTCCTGCACCGTGTTTCCGGCAATGCTGGCGATTACCGGGACCCCGACGCGGTTCAACCACGGAAGGTCGACCGCCAGGAAGTGCTCCACTCCGTAGTTCTGCAGGCCGATGGCGTTCAACATGCCTGAGGGAGTCTCGGCCATCCGGGGTGTGGGTTTGCCCGGCCACGGCTCCATGGTCATCGACTTGACCACCACAGCGCCGATCTTCTTCAGGTCGATGAACTCGGAGGCCTCCTTGCCGGACGCAAAACACCCTGAGGCGGTGACGACCGGGGACCGCAGGCGGATGCCCGCGAGGTCGATCGAAAGGTCGGGCGGTTTCGGCATCAGTTAATTGCCGACGGGGGCGACACGAACGCTGGGGTCTGAAGCGAACGCGTCCCAGGCGATGCGGGCGCCGTTGAAAACCGGACCGTCGACGCAGGTCCGCACGTGGACGATCTGGTCCCGGCTCTTGTTCCACACCGGCTGCACGCAGGTCATGCAGATGCCGTAGCCGCAACCCATCAGGGCCTCCATCGCCACCTGCACCGGGATCCGGTGCTTCTGGCCGATACGCGTGACCGCCTCCAGCATGCCGTTGGGGCCGCAGGCGTAGATGACCTCGGTGTTGCACTTCTCCAGAAGATCGTCCATGACGTCGGTTACCCGGCCCTGGACGCCTTCGCTGCCGTCCTCGGTGGTGAACACGGCCTGGGCGCCGAAGCGCTTTGCGTCGATCGGGTTCAGCAACTTGCTTGCGGTCTGGGCGCCCCACAGCACGTCGACCCGCTTGCCGGCGCCCTTCAGCTCCTCCGCCAGGTAGAACAGCGGGACCGCGCCGATGCCGCCGCCTACCAGCAGGCAGGAGTTGCGGTTCTTCGGGATGGCGAAGGGCCGGCCGATGGGGCCGACGATGTCGATCATGTCGTGCGCCCGCAGCGAGGCCAGGGCCGCGGTGCCGCCGCCGCGGATGTCGAAGACCACCTCGATGGTGGCGGCCCACTCACCCCGGCGGTTGACCTTGTATATGGAGAACGGGCGGCGCAGGATGAACTGCCGGTCGGCCGGCGGGCGGATGTTCACGAACTGGCCGGGCTTGGCCACCTCTGCGATCTCGGGGGCCACGATCGT
This window contains:
- a CDS encoding dihydroorotate dehydrogenase, which translates into the protein MPKPPDLSIDLAGIRLRSPVVTASGCFASGKEASEFIDLKKIGAVVVKSMTMEPWPGKPTPRMAETPSGMLNAIGLQNYGVEHFLAVDLPWLNRVGVPVIASIAGNTVQEYIYVAERLRGAPGVVAVEVNISCPNLEDRNNMFSHDPKATASVMASVRRALEVPLFAKLSPNVTSLPDIAGAALDNGAQGISLINTVMGMAIDIHTGRPKLAGVVGGLSGPAIRPIAVRSVFDVFRAFPHVPIIGMGGIMSSDDALEFILAGATAVAIGTANFIDPRSTMKVNDGILQYMKEKGVNNLASIRGRVKVEG
- a CDS encoding dihydroorotate dehydrogenase electron transfer subunit, giving the protein MIQQTAQILSYKKLRDDYFLLTIVAPEIAEVAKPGQFVNIRPPADRQFILRRPFSIYKVNRRGEWAATIEVVFDIRGGGTAALASLRAHDMIDIVGPIGRPFAIPKNRNSCLLVGGGIGAVPLFYLAEELKGAGKRVDVLWGAQTASKLLNPIDAKRFGAQAVFTTEDGSEGVQGRVTDVMDDLLEKCNTEVIYACGPNGMLEAVTRIGQKHRIPVQVAMEALMGCGYGICMTCVQPVWNKSRDQIVHVRTCVDGPVFNGARIAWDAFASDPSVRVAPVGN